The following DNA comes from Thiovulum sp. ES.
TGAAATTCCAATAATTGCATCAAAATTCTCTTTTTCTAAAATTGGGATTGAATTGGAAATATCTTCCCGAAATTTTTCATAAGAATAGAACTCTTTTGTCAAAAAATCACCTTTTTCTAAAATCCTAGCAAAATTGATAGAATTGTAAAAAAGGTAAAACATGCCTCTACTTGACAGCTTCACTGTTGATCACACAAAAATGAATGCTCCTGCTGTTCGACTTGCTAAAAAAATGAAAACTCCAAAAGATGACAATATCACTGTTTTTGATTTGAGATTCTGCAAACCAAATGTTGAAATTATGAGCGGTGAAGGAATCCACACTCTTGAACATCTTTTTGCTGGTTTTATGCGAGAAAATTTAGTTAATGAACCTCTTGAAGTTATTGATATTTCACCGATGGGTTGCCGAACTGGTTTTTACATGTCGGTAATTGGTGATGTTCCTGAAAGCACAATTGTAACAGCTTGGGACAAATCGATGCACAATGTTTTAGATGTGAAATCTCAAAGCGAAATTCCAGAATTAAATGAATTTCAGTGCGGAACTTGTGCAATGCATTCGCTTGATGATGCAAAAGAGATCGCAAAAGGAGTTCTTCAAAAAGGTATTGGAATTTTGGATAATGAAGAGCTGAAATTGGATTTGTCTAAAATTTAATGGAAGAGATAATTACCTCAATTTCCACATACGGATATGTGATAATTGCTCTTTACTCTTTTGGTGGCGGAATGCTCGGAATTATTGCGGGAGCAGTTTTAGCATCAATGGGAGAATTAGAAATCTCAATAGTTTTGATTGTCGCAGGACTTTCAAATATGTTTGGTGATATTTTTCTTTTCTATTTTGGAAAAACACAAAAAAGCGAAATCAAAAACTATAATTTTTTCAAAAAAAATATTCGTAAATTGGCATATTCAAGAATTTTGGTACGGAAAAATGACCTCATCGCTATTTTTATTCAGAAATATTTATACGGTGTCAAAACAATAATTCCTGTGATTTTAGGACTCAGCAATTATAATTTTAGTAAGTTTGCGATTTTGAATTTTTTTGCAACAGTTACTTGGTCTCTTTCAGTTGGTTTGGGAACTTATTTTTCTGCGGAAATTGTCCGACAATTTATGGACGAAAATTCAATTCCTGCTTATATTTTACCAATTCTTTTACTTATTTTTCTTCTTGCTATTTGGGGATTTCTCGAACTTAAAACAAAACGAAAAAAGTAACTTTTGTCGGAAATTAATCCGACAACTTTTCAAATCAGTAATCCAAAATTAGTGAAGTCAAGAAAAGTGTATCAACTTGTTCCGCACCTGCCGGAGCATGATTTTGATAATTCCAAGTGTAGCTTGTTCCAAGCGAAAGATTCTCGCTCAATTTATACTCAACTGCTGAAACACTTTTTGAAAAATACATGTCTGTATCATCATTTGAAACAAGATGTGAAAGACTCTGTTTAAATTTCAACTTTTCTCTGATTTGCCAAGCATATTTTGCATTAATTTCAGTCGAAGAGTATGAATCAACATCATCATCAACGGGATCATTTTGCGAATATTGAATTGAAAGAGAAGTTTCAAGAGAGTGTTTTTTTGTCTCAAATGGAACTCTGTAACCAAGACCTGGCCCGATATTTAATTGATAATCGTATCCTGAAAAGGCATCATCTGTATAATTTGACTTCACAAGTGCATAGAAATTTTTTGAGAAAATATAGTTGTATTCACCCTCAAGATATTTTTTGTTTGCAATTGTATTTTCTAAATCATCGGTCGCATAAAATGCATCAGCTTTCCCTTTAACTTCTGATTTTTCAGAAAGAACCGCGGAAATCTCACTTTTAAGTGAAAAAGATTCAGTTCTTGAATTTCCTGTTGTTTTCATATAAGAGAGTTCAGCATGAGTTTTTAGATTATCTTCAGTTGCAGTTTCAGCAAAAAGCAGAGTTGAACTTAAAAGAGAGAAGTAAAAGTATCTATTCAAATTTTTCCTTATTTTTTTTATCAAATATTTTAACATCTTAAGTTGTGAAAATCAAATATTAAAAATTATCGCCCTCTTTCATCTCCCCAAAGTCTAATGTGGAGTCGATCACTGTATCTGTATCCGTGTTCTATTGCAAACTTAACAACATTTTCAGCATTCTTCTCTAATTCCTCTTTATCCCCCGAAAGTGCCATACAATAGATAGGAATTTCGGGAAATTCTTTTCTAAATTGGTGGATTTTTTCAGAGTTTTCTCTTAAAGTAAATTTTAAAAAGTTTTTTTCAGAATTTTTTTGGTATGATTTCACTGCTGAAAAGCTGACTCCTTTTTTTAAAATTTCGCCCGAAACCTCCAATTTGGGCGAGATTGAAAAATATATCCCCTGAAACTCGACTTTTTTGTCAATTTTAATTGTTCCATTTGTTTCAATAGTTATAGTTTTGTCACTATTTTTTAGGTAATTCAAGAGTTCTAAAAAAAGTTCTTGTTTTGCATATAAAAGAGGTTCTCCACCAGTTAAAACAACATCTGATATATTTTGTGGGTATTTATTTAAGATTTCTATAAATTCAGAAATTTTACTTATAGTTTTCCATTCGCTGGAAAAATCTTTATCAACTGAAAAATATGAGTCGCAACCAAATCGTTTTTCGCCATTTACAAAATATTCGACACCAAAACCGCGACATTGCAAATTACAACCACCAAAACGGAGAAAAATAGAGGGAATTCCTGCTCGTTCGCCCTCACCCTGAATTGAGAGGAACTCTTCTGAAAGAGGGATTGACATTATCTGTAAAGTCTCTTTCCGTTCAACAAAATTGAACCATCAGGATTTAGACTTGCTTCTTCTAGTGATATTTTTTTATTTTCAAAAGTCGTCTCAAATGTTCTTGATTTTTCAAACTCTTTTTTGTATTTTTCAAAAACAGACTTCCAATTTGGCAAATTTTCTAATTTTGGAACAAAAATTTGGAGTATTTCATTATTTGAAATTTCAAGGTCAAGTTTTCCAAAATTTTCGACTGAAAAACGATTTATTCCAATTCCAATTACAAAAGTCTCTTTAATTAGATTTGCAACGACTCCACCAACTTTATTTTTTAAATAGAAGTCATTTGGCCATTTTAGAAAAATATTCGATTGAAGGCTTTCTAAATGCGATTTAAAAAGGTATGCAAAATATATTGAGACACTTTGAGTTTCCAAATCGGACGGAAGTCTATTTGCAGAGATTGAGAATGAGAAAAATAGGTTTCCCTCTTTTCCAATCCACTCATTTCCACGGCTACCAATTCCAGCGGTCTGTTTTTCTGTCCAAAAGAGAACCTCATCGCTCAATCCGTTTCTAATTCTATTTGAGAGAAAAGTTTGAGTTGAATCGATTTGTTTTAATTTTTCAATTTTCAAAAATGGTGTCTTTTACAAGAGTTTCGGAATGGTTTTCCTTTTTGTATTTTTCCAATGAGATTTATTGGAATTTTTAAATGTTTTGCAATTGCGATAATTTTTTTCTGATTTCGTTTTGGAAATGTAAAAAGAAATTCATACTCTTCACCTGAACAAGCGATTTGTTTCCGTATTTCTCTTTTCAATTGTATGTTTTTTTGTGAGTTTTTTGAGAGATGTTCCAATTCGGAATACAAACCATCAGAAATATCAAGTCCTGCCGAAACATAATTTGCAATTTTTAGAATAAATTTGCCTCGTAACTTTGGATTTATAAATCTTGAACTCTTTTTGATTTTTTGACTTTTTAAAAGTTTTTCTAAATCCCGTTTTGACTCACCAAGTTTTCCTGTATGTGCGATGAAGTCGCCCACTTTTGCCCCGCTTCTTAAAATCGGACTTTTTAAAAGCTCTCCTGTCAATGTTACCGAAATATCGAGTTTTGTATTGGAAAGTGTATCTCCGCCAATAATCTCAAAATTGTAATCTTTTGAAGCTCTTAAAAAACCTGATGCTAATTCGTCGAGTTCATTTTTTGAAAAATTCTTTGGAATCGCAACTGTTAAAAGTGCATATTTTGGAATTGCTCCCATAGAGTAAATATCTGAAACATTTACTGAAACTGATTTGTATGCAATTTCATCCAGTGAAAACCACTCTCGTTTAAAATGGACATTTTCAAAAAAACCATCTGCTACATAAATATTTTTACCAATAATTGCACCGTCATCTCCGATATATTTTTTCGGAAATTTTGAAATAAAATAGGATTCTTTGTTCATTATTTTGGGGAGAAACCTCCCCGAGAATTTAACCAATATATAGGTGATTAGTAGTTGTTACAGACCAAAGTGTAATAGCCGCAGTGAGAACAAGTCCCCAAGCAATAATTTTTTCCATAGTCTCTACCTCTATTTCGCTAATTCGTAATGCTCAACATTTTCAGGAGCAATCATCTGCAAGTTAGAGATGTCCTTGATTTGATAAGCATTTGTTGCTTCCTCTTTCTGAATCGCAACAGCATTTACAGAAAGAAAAGCAAGAATAGAGAGTAATAAAGCAGTAGCAATTAGCATTCCAGTAGCACCATGAAGAGCAAAAACTCCTCTTTCACTATCTTTCATCTCTTTTGCCATTTTTAGTTACCTCCACTTAAATTTGTAATATATGCAGCAACAGCTTTTTGTTGAGTCTCAGTAAGTCTTAAATCTTCAACTTTAAAGCTTGGCATTGTTCCAATCGCACCTTTTTTACCATTTTGTAAAACATTCGTGATAAGTTCAGGAGTGAATTGTTTAAGGTTTGCACCAACACCAGGAATTCCACTTCCATCTACATTATGGCAAGAAGCACAATTTGCAGCGAAAACTTCAGCACCCGCACCTGTAAATCCATTTGCAACATAGTTAGAAACTTGTTTAATTTCCATCTCGTTCCAAAGAAGACCAGCAGGCATAGCCATGTACTCATTTACAAGACCGTTGTTTGCACCATTTCTGATTGCATGTTCAACAACGGTAGCATCAAGTCTCTGATTTAAGTTTGCAGCTTTTCCGTCCATTCCGTCGCCTGTTACACCATGACATGGAGCACAATTTACTAGGAATACAGATTCACCCATTGCATTTAAATCATCTTCAGAGATATTTTTCCACTTGCTTTCAAATTTTTCGTTGTGATTTTTAACTTCTTCGTTATATTCACCAATTTGAGAATAAGCCCAAAGCGGATAACCTAAGAACCAATACCAAATAGCCCAAACGATAGTTCCAAGGAAAGCAACAGCCCAACCATTTGGAAGCTCATTTTTATATTCGCCAATTCCGTCCCAATTCTCTTCAGCAAGATCACCAGATGCACGATCATTTTTCATCTGATTTACATATTTTAGACCAACACCAACAGTGATACCTAAAATAATAATTGCTGCAAGCATTGAGAGGATATTTACCATGTCATCACCGATAATATCACCTACATAAGAGTAGATTACACCAATAAGGACAAGAGAAACTACAACAGATACAATGATAATATTTTTCATATCTTCTCTCCTTTCATCAATTTTTGGAGTCTTCCGACTCCTCTCGTTTGTCTATCGGTTTTGAGGAGACCTCATCGTCGAGAGCAATATTCCCATACTTTTCGTAATTTCGAGTCCCTTTTTTTTCACTTCTGTAGAGATGAATAATGTATCCGTAGAGGATAAAAACAAGAAATCCAGTAAAAAAGAAGTAGGCATATGCCTGAATCTCACCCAAATCCACAGTTTTACTTTAAGCTATTTAAGTATGCAATAAGTGCTACGATTTGAGGGATTTCGCCTCTTGCCACAGCTTCTTTTACATCTTGGTTTTTCATGTCAGCAGCGATAAGTTTTGCCTCTTCAAGCATCAATTTTCGCTCTTCCTCAAATGTTGCTCCGAGTTTTACAGTCTCCGTAGAACCATCTTTCATTTTGATAGGTTGGTTGTAAGGAACACCGAAAACAGAATTTACAGTAACCATTTCAGCATAAGCTGTTTCAAGGTCTGCACTGTTAGAGAACATATGTTTATATGCTGGCATAATAGAACCTGGAACAACTGAAGTTGGCTCCCACATATGGTTTTCATGCCAATCTGTTGTTCTGTAATTTCCAACTCTTAAAAGGTCTGGACCAGTTCTTTTTGAACCCCAAAGGAAAGGTCGATCGTAAGCATACTCACCAGAAAGTGAATACATTCCGTATCGATCAGTCTCAGATTTAAAAGGTCGAATAAGTTGCGAGTGACAAGCATTACAGCTATCACTGATATAAACATGTCGTCCAGCTAATTGGAGTCCAGAATATGGTTTTGTTCCTACTGTTGGTCGAGAAGCCTCAACAAAGTTTGGAACAATTTCAATAAGACCCGCAAAAGAGACAACCGCAAATACACCTACTGCGAAAAAGAAAGGTCTTTGTTCAAGCCAGTGAAACATCTTAGTTTCCTCCTTTCATTGGTGTTTTATTTACATTTACTTCCGCATCTTCAAGTTCTCGACCTGATTGAATTGTTTTGTAAATGTTGTAAGCCCAAAGGAATACACCGATGAGGTATAAAGCACCACCAATTGCTCTGATTGTGTAGTAAGGGTGAAGAACTGTAACAGTGTCAATGAATGAGTAAGAGAGGTTTCCGAATTCATCAGTTGCTCTCCACATCATACCTTGAGTAATACCCGCAATCCACATACTAGAGAAGTAGAGAACGATACCCATTGTTTGTAACCAGAATTGAGTTTCCATAATTGACTTACTGAAAAGCTCTTTTTTGAAAAGTCTTGGTGTCATGTGATACATTGCTGCAATAATCATAAATCCAACCCAACCAAGTGTTCCATCATGAACATGCCCTGGAATCCAATCTGTAAAGTGAGCAAGTGCATTTACTGATTTGATAGCTTGAATAGGACCTTCAAGTGTAGAAAGCATATAGAAAGTTGAACCTAAAACCATGAATTTGATTAGTGGATTTGTTTGTAACTGTTCCCACTCACCTTTCATAGTAAGAAGCATATTGATCGCTGAACCCCAAGATGGAAGAATTAGAACGATTGAGAAAGCTGAACCCATTGATTGCATCCAGTCAGGAACTGTTGAATAAATCAAGTGGTGACCACCTGCCCAAAGATAAACGAACATTAATCCCCAGAAAGAAAGTAGCGATAGTTTATAAGAATAAACAGCTTGTCCAGACTCTTTTGGTAGGAAGTAATAGATCATTGCAACAATTGGAGTTGTGAAAACGAATGCAACAGCATTGTGTCCGAACCACCATTGAACAAGAGCATCATTTGTTCCAGCATAAAGAGAAACTGAGTGATACCAATCACCAGCACCAGAAACAATAGCAGTTGGAATTGCCATATTGTTGAATACAAAAAGCATAGCAACAGCTAAGAATGCAGCGATGTAATACCAGATAGAGATATATAAAGCTCTCTCTCGTCTAATTCCGATAAGACCGAAAATTGAAACACCCCAAAGAACCCAAAAAACAACAACTAGTAAATCTAGTGGCCACTCAAGTTCTGCATACTCTTTTGAAGTTGAAATACCCGCAAAAAGAGAGATAACAGCAAGAAGCATTGTTCCCATATATACATAGAAGTGTAATTTCCCAACAGTCATTAGGAATTTAGATTCAGCCATAGAGACTTTAAGAACTCTTTGACCTACATAATACCAAGTAGCAAAAATACCACTTACTGTAAATCCGAATGCAACACCGTTTGTGTGAATTGGTCTCAATCTACTGAAAGTTCCATATTCACCAAAAAGATAGTTCAGTTCAGGAAAAGCCAATTGAAAAGCGATTAATACACCTATTGACATTCCGACGATACCGAAAAAGATAGTTGCATAAAGGAACAACTTAGCTACTGTATAGTCATAAGCTAATGGGTTTTGATTTCCCACTTATTCCCCCCTTAATTAAAATAGTTGAAATATAACTTTTCATAAAAATACATTTTCGTAGTTATATTTAATTTGGAATACTAAATTAAATTAGATGATATTTAGCTTAAACCAAACTTTTCTATAAAAATTAACACCTAATTTCGGGTTTTAATTAAGATTTTTACTAGCAAAAAATTATTAAGTTTTTAGAACAAATTAAAGAAAAAATATTAAATATTTGTTTTACAAATTCTATAAACCTAATGTGTTATAATAAAAAAATTAGACAAGGGGTCAATTTGCAATTTAGCTTTTTTCTAAAATTGTTAAAAGAGTCTTTTCGGGACCTTTTACCAATTATATTTGTTATTCTATTTTTTCAACTAGCTATTATTCAAACAGTTCCAGAGGGCTGGGAATCTACAGCCATAGGTCTCTTAATTGTTGGTGTTGGTTTAGCTATTTTTCTTCAAGGTCTTGAAATTGGAATTTTTCCAGTTGGTGAAAGCTTAGCTCGGGACTTTGCTACAAAAGGTTCTACTTTTTGGGTTCTGCTTTTCGGATTCATGATTGGATTCGGAACAACAATTGCCGAACCTGCTCTTTCTGTTATTGCCGAAAAAGCCGCAGCAATTAGTAGCGGTAGAATTGATGCAAATATGCTCCGTTATGTTGTTGCAGGTTCAGTTGGGCTTGCAATTCTTCTAGGAGTTTATAGAATTATCAAGGGACATCCAATCCACTATTATATTATCGCAGGATATATTTTAGTTGTCGGTGTTACATTTTTTACTCCGCATGAAATCGTTGGACTCGCTTACGATTTAGGTGGTGTAACAACTTCTACGGTAACAGTTCCACTTGTCGCGGCTCTTGGTATCGGTTTGGCAAGTAGTATTAAAGGACGAAATCCAGTTATTGACGGTTTTGGACTTATCGCATTTGCTTCACTTACTCCAATGATCTTTGTTCAAGTCTATGGAATTTATGTTTATCAATTTGCAGAAGTTACAGAAGTTGCTAATGCAATTCAAAATGTTGTTGTTGAAGCAAAAGCATCTGAAATTATCACAATTACTCCACAAATTGTAGTTGAAGGAATTTTAAATGTTGTAACTGATGTTCTTCCAATTGTTTTAATTATTCTTTTCTTCCAATACGGAGTTATCAGAAAAAATATCAATAATATTGTAGAAGTTGCAACAGGAATTGTTCTTGTAATTCTTGGACTTTATGCATTTATTCTTGGTTTAGAAATGGGACTTTTCTCTCTTGGTGAAACAATGGCTTTACAGCTTACAAAAGAGGAAACTTATATTATCTACTCATTTGCATTTGCTATTGGTTTTTCAACAACAATGGCAGAACCTGCTCTTATGGCAATTGCAAAAAAAGCAAAAGAGGTTTCTGATGGAAAAATCAATGATCTTTGGCTGAGAATTTTTGTTGCGGCCGGAGTTGCAATTGGTATTGCACTTGGTAGTTATAGAATTGTGTCTGGCGATTTCATTCACTACTACATCATGATCGGATACCTCATCGTTATTATCTTAACAGTATTTGCACCAAAATATATTATTCCAATCGCTTACGACAGCGGAGGTGTAACGACTTCTACGGTAACAGTTCCACTTGTTGCCGCTCTTGGAATTGGTCTCGCTTCAAATATCGATGGTCGTTCTCCACTTCTTGATGGTTTTGGTCTCATTGCATTTGCTTCTCTTTTCCCAATGATTACTGTAATGGTTTATGGAATTATTACTGAAAGATTTGGTGTTAAAAGTGATACAGATATTGAAAGTGAAGTTGAAAAAGAGCAAAAACCTGAAATTGTTGTTCAAGCATCTTCAACAATCAATATTGATGGAAGCGAGGATCAACTATTTATGAATTTAGCATTTAGTGGTATTGCTGTTATTGTTCCAAATGACAGAAAAGAAGATGCTTTACATGCTGCAAAAGATGCAGGTGCTTCTGGTGTAACAATGCTTGATGCTCATGGAATGG
Coding sequences within:
- a CDS encoding putative salt-induced outer membrane protein (PFAM: Protein of unknown function, DUF481) is translated as MNRYFYFSLLSSTLLFAETATEDNLKTHAELSYMKTTGNSRTESFSLKSEISAVLSEKSEVKGKADAFYATDDLENTIANKKYLEGEYNYIFSKNFYALVKSNYTDDAFSGYDYQLNIGPGLGYRVPFETKKHSLETSLSIQYSQNDPVDDDVDSYSSTEINAKYAWQIREKLKFKQSLSHLVSNDDTDMYFSKSVSAVEYKLSENLSLGTSYTWNYQNHAPAGAEQVDTLFLTSLILDY
- a CDS encoding putative membrane-associated protein (PFAM: SNARE associated Golgi protein), with the protein product MEEIITSISTYGYVIIALYSFGGGMLGIIAGAVLASMGELEISIVLIVAGLSNMFGDIFLFYFGKTQKSEIKNYNFFKKNIRKLAYSRILVRKNDLIAIFIQKYLYGVKTIIPVILGLSNYNFSKFAILNFFATVTWSLSVGLGTYFSAEIVRQFMDENSIPAYILPILLLIFLLAIWGFLELKTKRKK
- a CDS encoding Nitrogen regulatory protein P-II (PFAM: Protein of unknown function (DUF1538); Nitrogen regulatory protein P-II), with translation MQFSFFLKLLKESFRDLLPIIFVILFFQLAIIQTVPEGWESTAIGLLIVGVGLAIFLQGLEIGIFPVGESLARDFATKGSTFWVLLFGFMIGFGTTIAEPALSVIAEKAAAISSGRIDANMLRYVVAGSVGLAILLGVYRIIKGHPIHYYIIAGYILVVGVTFFTPHEIVGLAYDLGGVTTSTVTVPLVAALGIGLASSIKGRNPVIDGFGLIAFASLTPMIFVQVYGIYVYQFAEVTEVANAIQNVVVEAKASEIITITPQIVVEGILNVVTDVLPIVLIILFFQYGVIRKNINNIVEVATGIVLVILGLYAFILGLEMGLFSLGETMALQLTKEETYIIYSFAFAIGFSTTMAEPALMAIAKKAKEVSDGKINDLWLRIFVAAGVAIGIALGSYRIVSGDFIHYYIMIGYLIVIILTVFAPKYIIPIAYDSGGVTTSTVTVPLVAALGIGLASNIDGRSPLLDGFGLIAFASLFPMITVMVYGIITERFGVKSDTDIESEVEKEQKPEIVVQASSTINIDGSEDQLFMNLAFSGIAVIVPNDRKEDALHAAKDAGASGVTMLDAHGMGLNEMDNFYRYSHEASDTILLFLVPEKFVKPILDSIIHRLHITTTGDGIAFTFPLSQMKGISLRQQHIFEEEVSADSTPSHPAKPVEAEKEEVEIKPAENVTKATTQQKSQTRNQRRNRKRKR
- a CDS encoding Cytochrome c oxidase, cbb3-type, CcoQ subunit CcoQ (PFAM: Cytochrome C oxidase, mono-heme subunit/FixO~TIGRFAM: cytochrome c oxidase, cbb3-type, subunit II) codes for the protein MFHWLEQRPFFFAVGVFAVVSFAGLIEIVPNFVEASRPTVGTKPYSGLQLAGRHVYISDSCNACHSQLIRPFKSETDRYGMYSLSGEYAYDRPFLWGSKRTGPDLLRVGNYRTTDWHENHMWEPTSVVPGSIMPAYKHMFSNSADLETAYAEMVTVNSVFGVPYNQPIKMKDGSTETVKLGATFEEERKLMLEEAKLIAADMKNQDVKEAVARGEIPQIVALIAYLNSLK
- a CDS encoding thiamine monophosphate kinase (PFAM: AIR synthase related protein, N-terminal domain~TIGRFAM: thiamine-monophosphate kinase); amino-acid sequence: MNKESYFISKFPKKYIGDDGAIIGKNIYVADGFFENVHFKREWFSLDEIAYKSVSVNVSDIYSMGAIPKYALLTVAIPKNFSKNELDELASGFLRASKDYNFEIIGGDTLSNTKLDISVTLTGELLKSPILRSGAKVGDFIAHTGKLGESKRDLEKLLKSQKIKKSSRFINPKLRGKFILKIANYVSAGLDISDGLYSELEHLSKNSQKNIQLKREIRKQIACSGEEYEFLFTFPKRNQKKIIAIAKHLKIPINLIGKIQKGKPFRNSCKRHHF
- a CDS encoding organic radical activating enzyme (PFAM: Radical SAM superfamily) encodes the protein MSIPLSEEFLSIQGEGERAGIPSIFLRFGGCNLQCRGFGVEYFVNGEKRFGCDSYFSVDKDFSSEWKTISKISEFIEILNKYPQNISDVVLTGGEPLLYAKQELFLELLNYLKNSDKTITIETNGTIKIDKKVEFQGIYFSISPKLEVSGEILKKGVSFSAVKSYQKNSEKNFLKFTLRENSEKIHQFRKEFPEIPIYCMALSGDKEELEKNAENVVKFAIEHGYRYSDRLHIRLWGDERGR
- a CDS encoding Cytochrome c oxidase cbb3-type, subunit II FixO (PFAM: Cbb3-type cytochrome oxidase component FixQ~TIGRFAM: cytochrome c oxidase, cbb3-type, CcoQ subunit, epsilon-Proteobacterial) gives rise to the protein MGEIQAYAYFFFTGFLVFILYGYIIHLYRSEKKGTRNYEKYGNIALDDEVSSKPIDKREESEDSKN
- a CDS encoding Cytochrome c oxidase, cbb3-type, mono- and diheme variants FixP (PFAM: Cytochrome C and Quinol oxidase polypeptide I~TIGRFAM: cytochrome c oxidase, cbb3-type, subunit I) codes for the protein MGNQNPLAYDYTVAKLFLYATIFFGIVGMSIGVLIAFQLAFPELNYLFGEYGTFSRLRPIHTNGVAFGFTVSGIFATWYYVGQRVLKVSMAESKFLMTVGKLHFYVYMGTMLLAVISLFAGISTSKEYAELEWPLDLLVVVFWVLWGVSIFGLIGIRRERALYISIWYYIAAFLAVAMLFVFNNMAIPTAIVSGAGDWYHSVSLYAGTNDALVQWWFGHNAVAFVFTTPIVAMIYYFLPKESGQAVYSYKLSLLSFWGLMFVYLWAGGHHLIYSTVPDWMQSMGSAFSIVLILPSWGSAINMLLTMKGEWEQLQTNPLIKFMVLGSTFYMLSTLEGPIQAIKSVNALAHFTDWIPGHVHDGTLGWVGFMIIAAMYHMTPRLFKKELFSKSIMETQFWLQTMGIVLYFSSMWIAGITQGMMWRATDEFGNLSYSFIDTVTVLHPYYTIRAIGGALYLIGVFLWAYNIYKTIQSGRELEDAEVNVNKTPMKGGN
- a CDS encoding Cytochrome c oxidase cbb3-type, subunit I FixN (PFAM: Cytochrome c~TIGRFAM: cytochrome c oxidase, cbb3-type, subunit III) — its product is MKNIIIVSVVVSLVLIGVIYSYVGDIIGDDMVNILSMLAAIIILGITVGVGLKYVNQMKNDRASGDLAEENWDGIGEYKNELPNGWAVAFLGTIVWAIWYWFLGYPLWAYSQIGEYNEEVKNHNEKFESKWKNISEDDLNAMGESVFLVNCAPCHGVTGDGMDGKAANLNQRLDATVVEHAIRNGANNGLVNEYMAMPAGLLWNEMEIKQVSNYVANGFTGAGAEVFAANCASCHNVDGSGIPGVGANLKQFTPELITNVLQNGKKGAIGTMPSFKVEDLRLTETQQKAVAAYITNLSGGN
- a CDS encoding LuxS protein involved in autoinducer AI2 synthesis (PFAM: S-Ribosylhomocysteinase (LuxS)) yields the protein MPLLDSFTVDHTKMNAPAVRLAKKMKTPKDDNITVFDLRFCKPNVEIMSGEGIHTLEHLFAGFMRENLVNEPLEVIDISPMGCRTGFYMSVIGDVPESTIVTAWDKSMHNVLDVKSQSEIPELNEFQCGTCAMHSLDDAKEIAKGVLQKGIGILDNEELKLDLSKI
- a CDS encoding birA, biotin-(acetyl-CoA-carboxylase) ligase (PFAM: Biotin/lipoate A/B protein ligase family~TIGRFAM: birA, biotin-[acetyl-CoA-carboxylase] ligase region), producing the protein MKIEKLKQIDSTQTFLSNRIRNGLSDEVLFWTEKQTAGIGSRGNEWIGKEGNLFFSFSISANRLPSDLETQSVSIYFAYLFKSHLESLQSNIFLKWPNDFYLKNKVGGVVANLIKETFVIGIGINRFSVENFGKLDLEISNNEILQIFVPKLENLPNWKSVFEKYKKEFEKSRTFETTFENKKISLEEASLNPDGSILLNGKRLYR